From Bradyrhizobium sp. NDS-1, the proteins below share one genomic window:
- a CDS encoding sensor histidine kinase, which translates to MSKPNDIAKERDHARLADFIRQNQAAIIDEWIQFAGTRSPASDGMSKLALKDHIVDILNFVAADLASAQTPHEQVDKSHGLSDGAGPFRHTAAEVHAALRLADGFDIDQMVSEYRALRASVVKQWVAGHKTLATTDIDDLTRFNESIDQAVTESVAHYTKTIDNSRNLFLGILGHDLRNPIGAASMAAQRMERWGTSDPKQAKVVSELVRTTERATRILNDLLDLTRSSFGTDIPITKAKSDIAKLCQTIADELRSINEAQVVKVELEGDPVGFWDAARMGQVLSNLMGNAIQYSDSCSPVTVAIAGNDPDAVTLNVHNFGPTIPVENQRAIFESGVRGQVNDPGGHTHLGLGLYIARLIIEAHGGKISVTSDEKKGTTFTVQLPRA; encoded by the coding sequence TTGAGTAAACCCAACGACATCGCCAAAGAGCGCGATCACGCCCGTCTGGCAGATTTCATTCGGCAGAACCAGGCCGCGATCATCGACGAGTGGATCCAGTTTGCGGGTACGCGCTCGCCTGCCAGCGACGGCATGTCGAAGCTCGCTTTGAAAGACCACATTGTTGATATTCTCAACTTCGTCGCTGCGGACTTGGCGTCCGCGCAAACGCCACACGAACAGGTCGATAAATCTCACGGCCTGAGCGACGGTGCCGGGCCTTTTCGTCATACCGCAGCGGAGGTGCACGCCGCTCTGCGTCTCGCGGACGGCTTTGACATCGATCAAATGGTTTCGGAATACCGAGCATTACGAGCAAGTGTCGTCAAGCAATGGGTGGCTGGCCACAAAACTCTTGCCACCACCGATATCGATGATCTCACCCGCTTCAACGAGTCTATAGATCAGGCGGTAACGGAATCGGTCGCTCACTATACGAAAACGATCGATAATTCGCGAAACCTGTTCCTAGGCATCTTAGGTCACGATTTGCGCAATCCGATAGGGGCTGCTTCCATGGCCGCTCAACGGATGGAACGATGGGGAACGAGCGATCCCAAGCAGGCGAAAGTGGTGTCTGAGCTGGTCCGGACCACCGAGCGTGCGACGCGCATTCTGAATGATCTGCTTGATCTCACCCGATCGTCTTTCGGAACTGATATCCCGATTACGAAAGCAAAGAGCGATATCGCGAAGCTCTGCCAGACGATTGCAGATGAGCTGCGGAGCATCAATGAAGCCCAGGTCGTAAAGGTCGAACTCGAAGGCGATCCAGTTGGTTTTTGGGACGCGGCTCGGATGGGACAGGTGCTATCCAACCTGATGGGCAACGCGATCCAGTACAGCGATTCATGCAGTCCTGTCACAGTGGCGATCGCGGGCAACGATCCCGACGCGGTCACCTTGAATGTTCACAATTTTGGCCCGACCATTCCTGTTGAAAACCAGAGGGCTATTTTCGAGTCGGGGGTACGTGGGCAGGTCAATGACCCCGGCGGGCATACCCATCTCGGGCTGGGCCTTTATATCGCGAGGCTGATTATCGAAGCTCATGGTGGCAAGATCTCTGTCACCTCGGATGAGAAGAAGGGCACAACCTTCACTGTTCAGCTGCCGCGCGCGTAG
- the tmk gene encoding dTMP kinase — MSESAAQRPSGRGRFITFEGGEGTGKSTQIKRLADRLKAAKLRIRVTREPGGSPGAEIMRHLVLSGMGKLLGPEAETLLFAAARDDHVRTVILPALNQGTWVLCDRFADSTRAYQGSLGRVPAGLINAMQRVTIGDLKPDLTIILDLPVEIGLQRAATRRGSGTADRFESEQLSFHQGLREAYRRIAADEPARCVLIDANSDPDTVAARVWTALRDRLLPTPASVVSA, encoded by the coding sequence ATGAGTGAGAGCGCGGCACAGCGGCCGTCCGGACGCGGACGCTTCATCACCTTTGAAGGCGGCGAGGGCACCGGCAAGTCGACCCAGATCAAGAGGCTCGCCGACCGCCTCAAGGCGGCGAAGTTGCGCATCCGGGTCACGCGCGAGCCGGGCGGCTCGCCGGGCGCCGAGATCATGCGTCATCTGGTGCTGTCCGGCATGGGCAAGCTGCTCGGGCCCGAAGCCGAAACGCTGTTGTTTGCCGCGGCACGTGATGACCATGTCCGCACCGTGATCCTGCCTGCGCTCAACCAGGGCACCTGGGTGCTGTGCGACCGCTTCGCCGATTCCACGCGGGCCTATCAGGGCAGCCTCGGCCGTGTGCCCGCCGGCCTCATCAACGCGATGCAGCGGGTCACCATCGGCGACCTCAAGCCGGATCTCACCATCATCCTCGACCTTCCGGTCGAGATCGGTCTCCAGCGCGCCGCCACGCGCCGCGGCAGCGGCACGGCCGACCGGTTCGAGAGCGAGCAGCTCAGTTTTCATCAGGGCCTGCGCGAGGCCTATCGCAGAATCGCCGCGGACGAGCCCGCGCGCTGCGTGCTGATCGACGCCAATTCAGACCCGGATACTGTTGCGGCCCGAGTCTGGACGGCGCTGCGCGATCGTCTGCTGCCCACACCGGCCTCGGTGGTTTCCGCATGA
- a CDS encoding DNA polymerase III subunit delta' — protein MSPRQTERESTIPHPRETSRLFGHREAETALLTAYRSGRIPHAWLIGGPQGIGKATLAYRMARFVLAHAQPLLASVQRAESLAIGPDDAVARQVAAGSHGGLLTLERTANDRGVMRTVITVDETRETIGFFGSTAAAEGWRVCIVDTVDELNPNAANALLKILEEPPQRSLFLLVSHAPARVLATIQSRCRKLRLRPLATDDVIAAAASAAELDPNDPALREAAEASEGSVARALTLLGGDALKLQQRTAALLARLPQVDPRELHTLGDSLGTSDRVALAAFIDGIDRWIAERLHADEANANQNLPRLARLAEVWEKIVRAARDTETYNLERKPLVFSVFGWLADATR, from the coding sequence ATGAGCCCGCGTCAGACCGAGCGGGAAAGCACCATTCCGCATCCGCGCGAGACCAGCCGTCTGTTCGGACATCGCGAGGCCGAGACGGCGCTGCTGACGGCCTATCGCAGCGGGCGGATTCCGCATGCCTGGTTGATTGGCGGTCCGCAAGGCATCGGCAAGGCAACCCTGGCTTATCGCATGGCGCGCTTCGTGCTCGCCCATGCCCAGCCGCTGCTAGCGTCCGTGCAGCGCGCCGAGAGCCTTGCAATCGGTCCCGATGACGCCGTCGCGCGGCAGGTGGCGGCCGGCTCGCATGGCGGGCTGCTGACGCTGGAGCGTACCGCCAACGACCGCGGCGTGATGCGCACCGTGATCACCGTCGACGAGACGCGTGAGACCATCGGCTTCTTCGGCTCGACGGCCGCCGCCGAAGGCTGGCGTGTCTGCATCGTCGACACCGTCGACGAACTCAATCCGAACGCGGCCAACGCGCTTCTGAAGATTCTCGAGGAACCGCCGCAGCGGTCGCTGTTCCTTCTGGTGAGCCACGCGCCGGCGCGCGTGCTGGCCACGATCCAGTCGCGCTGCCGCAAGCTTCGCCTGCGCCCGCTTGCCACGGATGATGTGATCGCGGCCGCAGCTTCGGCGGCCGAGCTCGATCCGAACGATCCTGCGCTGCGCGAGGCGGCGGAGGCCTCCGAGGGCAGCGTTGCACGGGCCCTGACGTTGCTGGGCGGCGACGCGCTGAAGCTTCAGCAGCGCACGGCCGCGCTGCTCGCGCGCCTGCCTCAGGTCGATCCGCGCGAATTGCACACGCTCGGCGATTCGCTTGGCACCAGCGACCGCGTCGCGCTCGCCGCCTTCATCGACGGCATCGATCGCTGGATCGCGGAACGCCTGCATGCGGACGAGGCCAATGCCAACCAGAATCTGCCGCGCCTTGCGCGCCTAGCCGAGGTATGGGAAAAGATCGTCCGCGCCGCGCGTGACACCGAAACCTACAATCTGGAGCGAAAGCCCTTGGTTTTCTCGGTGTTCGGCTGGCTTGCGGATGCAACGCGCTAG
- a CDS encoding D-alanyl-D-alanine carboxypeptidase family protein codes for MALRPSSLRRTRFTAGALVRGLIATVLAVGISWGGAVLAANQSVQGAKKTDDAGFDGDAPTAILIEASSGSVLFEKNADELRAPSSMMKLMTAEVVFNAIKKGDIKLTDEYRISENAWRRGGAPSGGSTMFAAINSKVSVDDLLRGAIIQSGNDACIALAEAMAGNEKIFAADFMTKRARELGMTRSTFGNASGLPDPANKMTVRELGILARHIILDFPEFYKLFGEKEFTWNKIRQPNRNPLLNSMEGADGLKTGYTKEGGYGMVGSAVQNGTRLIVVVNGLDDPDDRATEAKKMLEWGFRNFETRTLIAAEQTVGYAKVFGGESRSVKLVAKTPVKVMVHKNGNDKLIARIVYSGPVRAPVEAGQRVGVVRVWRSGNIAVETPVYAAEAIGTGSTVRRAIDGASELVIGMFRAGAEKL; via the coding sequence ATGGCATTACGTCCCTCTTCGCTTCGTCGCACCCGCTTCACCGCTGGAGCGCTGGTGCGCGGGCTGATCGCGACGGTCCTGGCTGTGGGCATAAGCTGGGGTGGGGCGGTTCTGGCCGCCAATCAGAGCGTCCAGGGCGCCAAGAAGACGGACGATGCCGGATTCGACGGCGATGCTCCGACCGCCATCCTGATCGAAGCCTCCAGCGGCAGCGTGCTGTTCGAGAAGAACGCCGACGAGCTGCGCGCGCCCTCCAGCATGATGAAGCTGATGACCGCGGAGGTGGTCTTCAATGCCATCAAGAAGGGCGACATCAAGCTGACCGACGAGTACCGGATCAGCGAGAACGCCTGGCGCCGGGGCGGCGCGCCCTCGGGCGGCTCGACCATGTTCGCTGCGATCAACAGCAAGGTCTCGGTCGACGATCTGCTGCGCGGGGCGATCATCCAGAGCGGCAACGACGCCTGCATCGCGCTTGCGGAGGCCATGGCTGGTAACGAGAAGATCTTCGCGGCGGATTTCATGACCAAGCGCGCCCGCGAGCTCGGCATGACGCGGTCGACCTTCGGCAATGCCAGCGGGTTGCCAGACCCCGCCAACAAGATGACGGTGCGCGAACTCGGCATCCTGGCCCGGCATATCATTCTCGACTTCCCGGAATTCTACAAACTGTTCGGCGAGAAGGAGTTCACCTGGAACAAGATCCGCCAGCCCAACCGCAACCCGCTGCTCAATTCGATGGAGGGCGCCGACGGCCTCAAGACCGGCTACACCAAGGAAGGCGGCTACGGCATGGTCGGCTCAGCGGTGCAGAACGGCACGCGACTGATCGTCGTCGTCAACGGGCTCGACGATCCCGATGATCGTGCCACCGAAGCCAAGAAGATGCTGGAATGGGGTTTTCGCAATTTCGAGACCCGTACGCTGATCGCGGCCGAGCAGACCGTCGGCTACGCCAAGGTGTTCGGCGGCGAGAGCCGCTCGGTCAAGCTCGTCGCCAAGACTCCGGTGAAGGTGATGGTGCACAAGAACGGCAACGACAAGCTGATTGCGCGCATCGTCTATAGCGGCCCGGTGCGGGCGCCGGTCGAGGCGGGCCAGCGGGTCGGTGTGGTCAGGGTCTGGCGCAGTGGCAACATCGCGGTGGAGACGCCGGTCTATGCCGCCGAAGCGATCGGGACCGGCTCGACCGTGCGGCGCGCGATCGACGGCGCCAGCGAGCTCGTGATCGGCATGTTCCGCGCAGGCGCCGAGAAGCTCTGA
- a CDS encoding septal ring lytic transglycosylase RlpA family protein, which translates to MGIRRSDSVLRAARGVAAAATCLALANCASSNKFASRVDPKYGVSSSPRVVAFGDPVPKGGGAYRVGKPYVVAGKTYVPEEDVNYRAEGMASWYGDDFHGRLTANGEVFDMTSLTAAHPTLPMPSYARVTNVSNGKSLIVRVNDRGPYHGNRLIDVSNKAAELLEFKGHGVAKVRVEYVGRAPLEGSDDRQLLATLRTGVPAPSPSMVRVASAKPFVPELPGSSRGAIRGDVPMPEGRPYNLGNTSADMASLNATSEMSASSRGRGRAVQNTRAVSYDGEGRYAAENVSSSADGAAEARNILSGRGLY; encoded by the coding sequence ATGGGGATCCGACGGTCAGATTCGGTTTTGCGGGCGGCGCGCGGCGTTGCGGCGGCCGCGACCTGCCTTGCGCTTGCCAATTGCGCTTCCTCGAACAAATTCGCCAGCCGCGTCGATCCGAAATACGGCGTGTCCTCGAGCCCCCGGGTTGTGGCTTTCGGGGACCCGGTCCCGAAGGGCGGCGGCGCCTACCGCGTCGGCAAGCCCTATGTCGTGGCGGGCAAGACCTATGTGCCGGAGGAGGACGTCAACTATCGCGCCGAGGGCATGGCCTCCTGGTATGGCGACGACTTCCACGGCCGCCTGACCGCAAATGGCGAAGTGTTCGACATGACGTCGCTGACGGCGGCGCATCCGACCCTGCCGATGCCGTCCTATGCGCGGGTGACCAATGTCTCGAACGGCAAGTCGCTGATCGTCCGCGTCAATGACCGCGGGCCCTATCACGGCAACCGCCTCATCGACGTCTCGAACAAGGCCGCCGAACTGCTTGAATTCAAAGGCCATGGCGTCGCCAAGGTCCGCGTCGAATATGTCGGCCGGGCACCGCTTGAAGGCTCCGACGACCGCCAGCTTCTGGCAACCCTGCGTACCGGCGTTCCGGCGCCATCGCCCTCGATGGTCCGCGTTGCCTCGGCAAAGCCCTTCGTGCCGGAATTGCCGGGATCGAGCCGTGGTGCCATTCGCGGCGACGTGCCGATGCCGGAGGGGCGGCCCTATAATCTCGGCAACACCTCCGCCGATATGGCTTCGCTCAACGCCACCTCGGAAATGTCCGCCTCGAGCCGCGGCCGCGGCCGGGCGGTCCAGAACACCCGTGCGGTGTCCTACGACGGGGAGGGGCGCTACGCCGCCGAGAACGTGTCCTCATCAGCCGACGGCGCCGCCGAGGCCCGCAACATCCTGAGCGGCCGCGGCCTCTATTAG
- a CDS encoding alpha/beta fold hydrolase gives MSSTRVIKTNGIDLFVREAGQGQLVVLCHGWPELSYSWRHQIPALVEAGFHVVAPDMRGFGQSAAPPDVAAYSIFDTVGDVVGLVQALGETKAMVVGHDWGAPVAWHAALFRPDIFTAVAGLSVPPPFRGRGKPLDLLRQGGVTNFYWQYFQTPGVAEAELERDVARTMRIVLGGRGLADPSAAMFVQEGKGFLSHATAEEPLPGWLSEADLAYFTESFRKSGFRGGLNWYRNIDRNWELTAPWQDAQIRQPSLFIAGSKDAVITGLIGAKRVNELERVLPNLKQKLIIEGAGHWVQQERPDEVNAALVRFLRESAA, from the coding sequence ATGTCTTCCACCCGCGTGATCAAGACCAACGGCATCGATCTCTTTGTCCGCGAGGCCGGCCAGGGTCAGCTGGTGGTACTGTGCCATGGATGGCCTGAGCTGTCTTACTCCTGGCGGCACCAGATCCCTGCGCTGGTGGAAGCAGGCTTTCACGTCGTCGCCCCCGACATGCGCGGCTTTGGCCAAAGCGCCGCGCCGCCTGACGTTGCCGCCTATTCGATCTTCGACACGGTCGGCGATGTCGTCGGCCTCGTTCAGGCACTCGGCGAGACCAAGGCGATGGTGGTCGGCCACGATTGGGGCGCACCGGTCGCCTGGCACGCGGCGTTGTTCCGGCCCGACATCTTCACGGCGGTCGCCGGCCTGAGCGTGCCGCCGCCGTTCCGCGGCCGCGGCAAGCCGCTCGATTTGTTGCGCCAGGGCGGCGTGACCAATTTCTACTGGCAGTACTTCCAGACGCCCGGCGTCGCCGAGGCCGAGCTGGAACGCGACGTCGCCCGCACCATGCGCATCGTGCTCGGCGGCCGGGGTCTGGCCGACCCCTCCGCCGCCATGTTCGTGCAGGAGGGCAAGGGCTTTCTCAGCCATGCCACCGCCGAGGAGCCGCTGCCCGGCTGGCTCAGCGAGGCCGACCTCGCCTACTTCACCGAGAGCTTCCGCAAATCCGGCTTTCGCGGCGGGCTGAACTGGTACCGCAACATCGACCGCAATTGGGAGCTGACGGCGCCCTGGCAGGATGCGCAGATCCGACAGCCGTCACTGTTCATCGCTGGCTCGAAGGACGCCGTCATCACCGGCCTGATCGGCGCCAAGCGCGTCAATGAGCTCGAGCGCGTGCTGCCCAATCTGAAGCAAAAGCTGATCATCGAGGGCGCCGGCCATTGGGTGCAGCAGGAACGGCCCGACGAAGTGAACGCGGCGCTGGTGAGGTTCTTGAGGGAGAGCGCGGCCTAA